In Prunus dulcis chromosome 2, ALMONDv2, whole genome shotgun sequence, a single genomic region encodes these proteins:
- the LOC117619255 gene encoding uncharacterized protein LOC117619255, whose product MGMAMSFMGLGGGMPSAQMLNFVMGTVYKQFIEKDISNFEDFHIAILDIFNTFNAALPGKHYDAPPHKEIEAVFKQWQKTPEADRKNLLIEFLRKNVKLSKVDGTTMIAGILTPPVAMATKRAGENVPQLKMIKAIPDVVFVPSATVLVLISVKISRRVFMGKIAS is encoded by the exons ATGGGAATGGCTATGAGTTTCATGGGATTGGGAGGAG GGATGCCATCCGCCCAGATGTTAAATTTTGTAATGGGAACGGTGTACAAGCAGTTCATAGAGAAAGATATCAGCAACTTCGAGGACTTCCACATCGCCATTCTTGATATTTTCAA CACTTTTAACGCAGCTCTGCCTGGTAAACACTACGATGCGCCACCACACAAGGAAATAGAG GCTGTATTCAAACAATGGCAAAAAACACCAGAGGCAGACAGGAAGAACCTCCTCATCGAATTTCTGAGGAAAAATGTGAAGCTTAGCAAGGTTGATGGCACTACCATGATAGCAGGAATACTAACACCACCAGTAGCCATGGCTACTAAAAGAGCAGGGGAGAACGTTCCCCAGCTGAAAATGATCAAGGCCATTCCCGATGTTGTTTTCGTACCATCAGCAACCGTGCTGGTGCTCATTTCTGTTAAGATCTCCAGAAGGGTTTTCATGGGGAAAATAGCATCTTGA